One window of Medicago truncatula cultivar Jemalong A17 chromosome 2, MtrunA17r5.0-ANR, whole genome shotgun sequence genomic DNA carries:
- the LOC25486934 gene encoding 60S acidic ribosomal protein P1 — protein sequence MSSGELGCIYATLILHDDGIPITAEKIGTLLKAANVTVESYWPSLFAKLAQSKNVDDLVLNSGAVGGAAVAVSAPTAGGGATAAAEPAAVEKKEEAKEESDDDMGFSLFD from the coding sequence atGAGTTCAGGCGAATTGGGCTGCATTTACGCCACCTTGATCCTCCACGATGATGGAATCCCAATCACCGCGGAGAAGATCGGCACTTTGTTGAAGGCTGCTAACGTCACCGTTGAATCTTACTGGCCAAGCCTATTCGCTAAGCTTGCTCAGAGCAAGAACGTTGATGATCTCGTTTTGAACTCCGGCGCTGTTGGTGGTGCCGCCGTTGCCGTATCTGCACCTACTGCTGGTGGTGGAGCCACAGCAGCAGCCGAACCTGCCGCCGTGGAAAAGAAGGAGGAAGCCAAGGAAGAAAGTGACGATGACATGGGCTTTAGTTTGTTTGACTAG